A stretch of Planctomicrobium piriforme DNA encodes these proteins:
- a CDS encoding purple acid phosphatase family protein, with product MSIRRRDFLGLSLAGFTAAATGFPARQQAVAGPEKIATGKFPAPLDTLFLTWQGDPTTTMTVQWVGPAPQAADVIYYAEWNTDVWQSARPHQKPYVNTDLSVSRCELTGLKPGTEYQFQVGNVGPVRRFRTMPAKATDTIQFVSGGDCGVNAHAVATNLIAARQEPWFALIGGDLAYDDGRKPEVFTQFLRNYSQHMIDPQGRLIPMITCIGNHEVNGAYGQPRSAAPQYLSLFDGLYRDTTYGVLDIGDYMSLVLLDTGHIASIAGEQTDWLQQTLADRQDCPHLIVANHVPAYPSYRGPNGNNGKPGTGELQRVNWCPLFERYQVDVVLEHHDHTFKRTHPLTNGMHDKHGVLYLGDGSWGQLRAPKEPEARPYLAKVSAAYHMTVHRLEGQERFHVALEESGKVADVCHTISKRPARRG from the coding sequence ATGAGCATTCGCCGTCGAGACTTTCTGGGGCTGTCATTGGCGGGCTTCACCGCCGCGGCGACCGGGTTCCCTGCGCGCCAGCAGGCCGTCGCCGGTCCCGAAAAAATCGCGACTGGCAAGTTTCCTGCGCCGCTCGACACGCTCTTCCTCACCTGGCAGGGCGACCCGACGACGACCATGACCGTGCAATGGGTCGGTCCAGCGCCTCAGGCGGCGGACGTCATCTACTATGCGGAATGGAATACCGATGTCTGGCAATCGGCTCGCCCGCATCAGAAACCCTATGTAAACACCGACCTGTCGGTATCTCGTTGTGAACTGACCGGCCTCAAGCCGGGGACGGAGTACCAGTTTCAGGTCGGCAACGTCGGGCCTGTCCGTCGTTTTCGCACAATGCCTGCCAAGGCGACCGATACGATTCAGTTCGTCTCCGGTGGCGACTGCGGCGTCAACGCGCATGCCGTGGCGACCAATCTCATCGCCGCCAGACAGGAACCGTGGTTCGCCTTGATCGGAGGCGATCTGGCTTACGATGACGGCCGCAAGCCGGAGGTCTTCACGCAGTTTCTGCGAAACTATTCACAGCACATGATCGATCCGCAGGGACGCCTGATTCCCATGATCACCTGCATCGGCAATCACGAAGTCAACGGCGCCTACGGGCAGCCTCGCAGTGCCGCCCCGCAATACCTCAGCCTGTTCGACGGACTCTATCGCGACACCACATATGGCGTGCTGGATATCGGCGACTACATGAGCCTGGTGCTGCTCGACACCGGGCACATCGCTTCCATCGCCGGTGAACAGACCGACTGGCTGCAGCAGACGCTCGCCGACCGGCAGGATTGTCCGCATCTCATCGTGGCGAACCATGTGCCGGCGTACCCCTCTTATCGGGGGCCGAACGGCAACAACGGCAAACCCGGCACCGGAGAACTGCAGCGGGTGAACTGGTGCCCGTTATTCGAACGCTATCAGGTCGATGTGGTACTGGAGCATCACGACCACACGTTCAAGCGGACCCATCCGCTGACGAACGGCATGCACGACAAACATGGCGTGCTCTATCTGGGCGATGGTTCCTGGGGACAGTTGCGGGCGCCCAAAGAACCGGAAGCCCGGCCCTATCTGGCGAAGGTCAGTGCCGCCTACCACATGACGGTGCATCGTCTGGAAGGCCAGGAGCGCTTTCACGTCGCCCTGGAAGAGTCCGGCAAGGTGGCCGATGTGTGTCATACGATCAGTAAACGCCCTGCCCGGCGGGGATGA